A window of the Carassius gibelio isolate Cgi1373 ecotype wild population from Czech Republic chromosome B16, carGib1.2-hapl.c, whole genome shotgun sequence genome harbors these coding sequences:
- the LOC127974864 gene encoding syntaxin-12-like: MSHRMMDSCHSQSQPRDFNNLTQTCSSNIQKITQNTGQIKSMLFQLATRPDTPELEDRLQQMQHYTNQLAKETNRHLKDLGSFPQPQSPSEQRQQRIQKDRLMNDFSAALNNFQVVQRRAAERERESVARARAGSRLNVDELNQDEQLVTFEKNEGWRMQTEEEPLTEEDLQLIKERETNIHQLESDIMDVNQIFKDLAVMIHDQGDMIDSIEANVESAEVRVERGAEQLQQAAYHRRKSRKRMCVLALILSLVVAIFALRICRIGQKYWILLQC; the protein is encoded by the exons ATGTCTCACAGAATGATGGACAgctgtcactcacagtcacagcCGAGAGATTTCAACAACCTCACTCAGACATGCAGCTCAAACATCCAGAAAATCACACAAAACA CTGGTCAAATCAAGAGCATGCTTTTCCAGCTTGCTACCAGACCAGACACACCAGAACTTGAAGACAGACT CCAGCAAATGCAGCACTACACAAACCAGTTAGCAAAAGAGACCAACAGACATCTGAAAGACCTGGGCTCTTTCCCACAGCCGCAGTCCCCGTCAGAACAG CGGCAGCAGAGGATTCAGAAAGACCGTCTGATGAATgacttctcagctgctctcaacAACTTCCAAGTGGTCCAGCGGCGAGCTGCAGAGAGGGAGCGTGAATCAGTGGCACGGGCTCGAGCTGGCTCCAGACTAAAC GTTGATGAGCTCAATCAAGATGAACAGCTTGTGACATTTGAAAA aaaTGAAGGGTGGAGGATGCAGACCGAAGAAGAGCCTTTGACTGAAGAGGACCTTCAGCttattaaagagagagagaccaaTATCCACCAGCTGGAG TCGGACATTATGGATGTGAACCAGATCTTCAAGGACCTTGCAGTCATGATCCATGACCAGGGTGACATGATCG ATAGCATCGAAGCCAACGTGGAGAGTGCAGAGGTGCGTGTGGAGCGAGGAGCTGAACAACTCCAGCAGGCGGCGTACCATCGG AGAAAATCCCGCAAGAGGATGTGTGTTCTGGCTCTGATCCTGTCGCTAGTGGTGGCCATCTTTGCTCTAAGAATTTGCAGAATCGGACAGAAGTACTGGATCCTACTTCAGTGTTGA